The proteins below come from a single Tribolium castaneum strain GA2 chromosome 9, icTriCast1.1, whole genome shotgun sequence genomic window:
- the GlcAT-I gene encoding galactosylgalactosylxylosylprotein 3-beta-glucuronosyltransferase I yields MDRVGNCEMKYKRFAYLFVGLGVIVVIWKLSVLESSVSNLKTLPQALDLHKDQLELTQRQLMIFEQIHKKTNYFRNYPVIYAVTPTYWRHVQKAELTRISQTLQLVPNVHWIVVEDSDFKTDLVRNLLTESDLIYTHLNAKTPPFEKLKDKDPRWKRHRGVEQRNTALKWLRENLKLGKDKGVVYFMDDDNTYNVRVFQEMNKIKTVGVWPVGLVGGLNAETPVLDKKTGKVMGYRSGWRPDRPFAIDMAGFAINLDLILSRTDAVFSYKMEKGYQESEFLSYFTTKEQLEPLADNCTKVYVWHTRTEKPVVNGIVPGLEV; encoded by the exons ATGGATCGTGTGGGAAATTGTGAAATGAAATACAAACGGTTCGCATATTTATTCGTAGGTTTAGGTGTAATTGTTGTAATTTGGAAGCTGTCTGTGCTAGAGTCAA GCGTTAGTAATCTAAAAACTCTTCCTCAAGCCCTCGACCTCCATAAAGACCAGCTCGAGTTAACTCAGAGACAGTTAATGATATTTGAACAAATACACAAAAAGACCAACTATTTCCGAAATTATCCAGTCATCTATGCCGTAACCCCCACGTATTGGAGGCACGTACAAAAGGCCGAGCTCACTAGAATATCACAAACGTTGCAATTAGTGCCAAATGTGCACTGGATTGTGGTTGAAGATTcagattttaaaactgatCTAGTGAGAAACTTGTTGACTGAATCTGACTTGATTTATACTCATTTGAATGCAAAAACGCCACCTTTTGAGAAGTTGAAAGATAAG GATCCGAGATGGAAGCGTCATAGAGGCGTGGAACAAAGAAACACCGCTTTGAAGTGGTTACGGGAAAATTTGAAGCTCGGGAAAGATAAAGGAGTTGTGTATTTTATGGATGATGATAACACGTACAACGTCAGAGTTTTTCAAGAg atgaataaaataaaaacggtTGGGGTATGGCCTGTTGGCCTTGTTGGAGGCTTAAACGCCGAGACTCCAGTCCTCGATAAAAAAACTG GGAAAGTCATGGGGTATAGAAGTGGTTGGAGGCCTGATAGGCCCTTTGCTATAGACATGGCTGGTTTTGCCATAAATCTAGACTTAATTTTATCTAGGACGGACGCTGTGTTTTCCTATAAAATGGAAAAAGGTTATCAAGAAAGCGAGTTTCTTAGTTATTTTACGACCAAAGAGCAGTTGGAGCCTTTAGCTGATAATTGTACTAAAGTTTATGTGTGGCATACAAGGACAGAAAAACCGGTTGTAAATGGAATAGTGCCAGGTTTagaagtttaa
- the LOC663529 gene encoding double-stranded RNA-specific editase Adar isoform X1: MESKIVNILETVLREIDEIKQKLNQVQNQLEDQQSVEKAFGALHRHFAKKSKSQNGIPENNEKTETQNGILHEEIENEQKTVLETPQQKEEIENIIDLALIESRKITFDDLKSSLKHELVHETHFPSTRFKVLVKINGRVYFGEGGTLEKAKDSATRLFLQTLDYNYFKHTVKVSSTVLMNEEFANVNIDAQLIENYQNCLEYVDSMLKYTLVEKTGPDHKPTFKMAAKVNEKTYFGLGGSKAKARMNVVEQVLENLKNQLNEHKSKLEDEPENIWIDVISLKNKQIVPNYLKPLLKYKLVQDAPNNYQMAVKVNEKIYYGQGESKTKARHNVTEKVLRFLLDQSHCPKPSFLLNKLHPNATYRCTQLKNGSQLEFKVTITIGKSLFVGIGPSKKSAKKVAALSALSGIQNCSKSLGNVSKPDIFRKLIEDKICSLLDDKPENSNYKVIAGIVMTRNETFLDVVAVSAGTKCISRAKITKNGVNLNDMHAEILSRRCLIGYFYNQLELSVASKDSIFVPSGQKFKLKDGIEFHLYINIAPCGDARIFCPQTTSKRVLRLKVEARGGTYSIKNEFLRNNFILMSCSDKICRWNVVGLQGALLSQFLDPVYLKSIVLGNVIHESHLQRAVYGRVKDTLPKLPSSFRLNLPSLFFLPSTDPRFTSGPSFAITWSKDEQNCEIINARTGQTDFGPSKYSKREFFKRYVHLCRKIPGQRKGNVYKEAKSASLDYNVAKNCLNTAFEKAGLGNWITHSMEHDMFALN, translated from the exons ATGGAatcaaaaatagtaaatataCTTGAGACGGTTTTGAGAGAAATTGACGAGATTAAGCAAAAACTGAATCAAGTGCAAAATCAATTGGAAGACCAACAATCTGTTGAGAAAGCTTTCGGAGCCCTTCATCGacactttgcaaaaaaatccaaatcaCAGAACGGAATCcccgaaaataatgaaaaaacag AGACGCAAAATGGCATTTTACACGAAGAGATTGAAAATGAACAGAAAACAG TTTTAGAAACTCCACAACAAAAagaagaaattgaaaatataataGACTTGGCTTTAATCGAAAGTCGAAAAATTACGTTCGATGATTTGAAATCTTCATTAAAACACGAATTGGTCCATGAAACGCACTTTCCCTCAACTAGATTCAaagttttggtaaaaataaatggcagAGTCTATTTCGGAGAAGGTGGCACTCTAGAGAAAGCCAAGGATAGTGCAACtagattatttttacaaacattagATTACAATTACTTCAAACACACAGTTAAGGTGTCTTCAACTGTGTTAATGAATGAGGAGTTTGCTAATGTTAATATAGACGCACAGTTAATCGAAAACTACCAAAATTGTTTGGAATATGTGGACTCAATGCTTAAATACACCCTTGTGGAAAAAACAGGACCTGACCACAAACCTACATTCAAAATGGCGGCGAAAGTGAATGAAAAAACTTATTTCGGTTTGGGTGGTTCCAAGGCAAAAGCCAGAATGAATGTTGTTGAGCAggttttagaaaatttgaaaaatcagtTAAATGAACACAAATCTAAATTGGAGGAtg aACCTGAAAATATCTGGATTGatgtaatttcattaaaaaataaacaaattgttCCAAACTATTTAAAACCACTTCTTAAATACAAACTGGTCCAAGATGCACCTAACAATTACCAAATGGCGGTCAAAGTGAATGAAAAAATCTACTACGGCCAAGGTGAATCAAAGACAAAAGCTCGGCATAATGTCACCGAGAAGgttttacgatttttattgGACCAATCACATTGTCCCAAACCTTCGTTTTTACTTAACAAATTGCACCCCAACGCAACGTATCGATGCACACAACTCAAAAATGGCTCTCAGCTTGAATTTAAAGTCACTATCACAATTGGAAAGTCACTTTTTGTGGGAATTG GTCCGAGCAAGAAATCCGCTAAGAAGGTGGCAGCGCTTTCGGCATTAAGTGGGATTCAGAACTGTTCAAAATCGCTCGGAAACGTGTCAAAACCCGACATTTTCCGAAA ATTAATCGAGGACAAAATTTGCTCATTGTTGGATGACAAACCCGAAAATTCCAATTACAAAGTCATCGCTGGGATTGTGATGACTCGAAACGAGACATTTTTAGATGTCGTCGCAGTTTCGGCAGGCACTAAATGCATCTCGCGggcaaaaatcaccaaaaatgGTGTCAACCTGAACGATATGCATGCCGAGATTTTATCACGTCGGTGTTTGATTGGCTACTTTTATAACCAATTGGAATTAAGTGTTGCCAGCAAagattcaatttttgttccaAGTGGACAGAAATTCAAACTTAAGGATGGAATCGAATTCCACCTTTACATAAATATCGCACCGTGTGGTGACGCTCGAATTTTTTGTCCTCAAACAACCTCCAAACGAGTTTTGAGGCTCAAAGTGGAAGCGCGTGGAGGAACATATTCTATTAAAAACGAGTTTCTCCGAAATAATTTCATATTAATGTCTTGTTCGGATAAAATTTGCCGATGGAACGTTGTAGGGCTCCAGGGGGCGCTTTTGTCACAATTTTTGGACCCGGTTTACCTCAAGTCCATTGTTTTAGGAAATGTGATTCACGAATCGCATTTACAGAG agCGGTTTATGGACGTGTCAAAGACACTCTTCCCAAACTCCCTTCTTCTTTTCGTCTAAATCTCCCTTCATTATTTTTCCTCCCTTCGACCGATCCTAGATTTACTTCCGGTCCAAGTTTTGCAATCACGTGGTCGAAAGATGAgcaaaattgtgaaataattaatgCCAGGACAGGACAAACCGATTTTGGGCCCTCGAAATACTCAAAACGGGAGTTTTTTAAACGGTACGTTCATCTGTGTCGGAAAATTCCAGGACAAAGGAAAGGAAATGTATACAAGGAGGCGAAATCTGCATCGTTGGactataat gtgGCCAAAAACTGTCTTAACACAGCGTTTGAGAAGGCGGGGCTGGGAAATTGGATTACGCATTCAATGGAACATGACATGTTtgcactaaattaa
- the LOC663545 gene encoding phenoloxidase-activating factor 2: MKSKLLTVLFSVFYVISCQNLDEEIDDLWGNKEEEDNNQMTTLAPRMSDNYTIAQECECVPYYLCDRKKELKVTNNGAESINVRIKKSECAHYLLKCCDDEDLSEPFFPEAELKPKGCGYSNPNSRTNPSDGSAEFGEFPWVVAILSNELYICSGSLIHPKVVMTAAHCLKNARKLKIRAGEWDSHDENERLPHQERDVTSVTIHAQYNPITLANDIALLFLKSAVYLDDHIDVICLPPASAVVEENRCIVNGWRKETFGREGVLTKIELPMVSRQKCEEGLRKTRLGEMFKLDKSFVCAGGEAGKDTCKGDGGSPLVCPIEKETERFFQIGVVSWGVGCGALGVPGVYTNVPFFRQWIDEKLKKKNLDVSVYQF; encoded by the exons atgaaatcaaaattattaaccgTTTTATTTAGcgtattttatgtaatttccTGTCAAAACCTAGATGAGGAAATTGATGATTTATGGGGAAATAAAGAGGAAGAAGACAACAACCAAATGACCACATTAGCACCTAGAATGTCGGATAATTACACCATCGCACAAGAATGTGAATGTGTGCCTTATTATTTGTGTGATAGAAAGAAAGAATTGAAGGTAACAAATAATGGTGCAGAATCAATAAATGTAAG aataaaaaaatccgaaTGTGCCCACTATTTGCTAAAATGCTGCGACGATGAGGATTTAAGTGAACCGTTCTTCCCCGAAGCGGAGCTCAAGCCGAAAGGTTGCGGTTACAGCAATCCGAACTCTCGAACAAACCCGAGCGACGGTTCGGCCGAATTCGGGGAATTCCCCTGGGTGGTCGCCATCTTGTCAAATGAGTTGTACATTTGCAGCGGCTCTCTAATCCACCCAAAAGTAGTTATGACAGCGGCTCATTGCCTCAAAAATGCCCGTAAATTGAAAATACGTGCAGGAGAGTGGGATTCCCACGATGAAAACGAGAGGTTACCACATCAGGAACGAGATGTCACTTCGGTGACAATCCATGCGCAATATAACCCCATAACTTTGGCAAATGACATTGCGCTACTCTTTTTGAAAAG CGCTGTTTATTTGGACGACCACATTGACGTCATTTGTCTCCCCCCTGCTTCGGCTGTGGTCGAGGAAAACCGATGTATTGTGAACGGTTGGAGGAAGGAGACTTTCGGGAGGGAAGgtgttttgactaaaattgaATTGCCGATGGTTTCGAGGCAAAAATGTGAAGAAGGTTTGAGAAAAACTCGATTAGGGGAGATGTTTAAGTTGGataaaagttttgtttgtGCTGGAGGGGAGGCAGGGAAGGATACGTGTAAAGGAGATGGAGGAAGTCCTTTAGTTTGTCCGATTGAGAAAGAAACGGAACGATTTTTCCAAATTGGGGTGGTTTCATGGGGGGTTGGGTGTGGGGCTTTGGGAGTTCCGGGGGTTTACACAAATGTGCCATTCTTTAGGCAATGGATCGACGAGAAACTTAAAAAGAAGAATTTGGATGTTAGTGTGTATCAGTTCTGa
- the LOC663529 gene encoding double-stranded RNA-specific editase Adar isoform X2: MESKIVNILETVLREIDEIKQKLNQVQNQLEDQQSVEKAFGALHRHFAKKSKSQNGIPENNEKTETQNGILHEEIENEQKTETPQQKEEIENIIDLALIESRKITFDDLKSSLKHELVHETHFPSTRFKVLVKINGRVYFGEGGTLEKAKDSATRLFLQTLDYNYFKHTVKVSSTVLMNEEFANVNIDAQLIENYQNCLEYVDSMLKYTLVEKTGPDHKPTFKMAAKVNEKTYFGLGGSKAKARMNVVEQVLENLKNQLNEHKSKLEDEPENIWIDVISLKNKQIVPNYLKPLLKYKLVQDAPNNYQMAVKVNEKIYYGQGESKTKARHNVTEKVLRFLLDQSHCPKPSFLLNKLHPNATYRCTQLKNGSQLEFKVTITIGKSLFVGIGPSKKSAKKVAALSALSGIQNCSKSLGNVSKPDIFRKLIEDKICSLLDDKPENSNYKVIAGIVMTRNETFLDVVAVSAGTKCISRAKITKNGVNLNDMHAEILSRRCLIGYFYNQLELSVASKDSIFVPSGQKFKLKDGIEFHLYINIAPCGDARIFCPQTTSKRVLRLKVEARGGTYSIKNEFLRNNFILMSCSDKICRWNVVGLQGALLSQFLDPVYLKSIVLGNVIHESHLQRAVYGRVKDTLPKLPSSFRLNLPSLFFLPSTDPRFTSGPSFAITWSKDEQNCEIINARTGQTDFGPSKYSKREFFKRYVHLCRKIPGQRKGNVYKEAKSASLDYNVAKNCLNTAFEKAGLGNWITHSMEHDMFALN; this comes from the exons ATGGAatcaaaaatagtaaatataCTTGAGACGGTTTTGAGAGAAATTGACGAGATTAAGCAAAAACTGAATCAAGTGCAAAATCAATTGGAAGACCAACAATCTGTTGAGAAAGCTTTCGGAGCCCTTCATCGacactttgcaaaaaaatccaaatcaCAGAACGGAATCcccgaaaataatgaaaaaacag AGACGCAAAATGGCATTTTACACGAAGAGATTGAAAATGAACAGAAAACAG AAACTCCACAACAAAAagaagaaattgaaaatataataGACTTGGCTTTAATCGAAAGTCGAAAAATTACGTTCGATGATTTGAAATCTTCATTAAAACACGAATTGGTCCATGAAACGCACTTTCCCTCAACTAGATTCAaagttttggtaaaaataaatggcagAGTCTATTTCGGAGAAGGTGGCACTCTAGAGAAAGCCAAGGATAGTGCAACtagattatttttacaaacattagATTACAATTACTTCAAACACACAGTTAAGGTGTCTTCAACTGTGTTAATGAATGAGGAGTTTGCTAATGTTAATATAGACGCACAGTTAATCGAAAACTACCAAAATTGTTTGGAATATGTGGACTCAATGCTTAAATACACCCTTGTGGAAAAAACAGGACCTGACCACAAACCTACATTCAAAATGGCGGCGAAAGTGAATGAAAAAACTTATTTCGGTTTGGGTGGTTCCAAGGCAAAAGCCAGAATGAATGTTGTTGAGCAggttttagaaaatttgaaaaatcagtTAAATGAACACAAATCTAAATTGGAGGAtg aACCTGAAAATATCTGGATTGatgtaatttcattaaaaaataaacaaattgttCCAAACTATTTAAAACCACTTCTTAAATACAAACTGGTCCAAGATGCACCTAACAATTACCAAATGGCGGTCAAAGTGAATGAAAAAATCTACTACGGCCAAGGTGAATCAAAGACAAAAGCTCGGCATAATGTCACCGAGAAGgttttacgatttttattgGACCAATCACATTGTCCCAAACCTTCGTTTTTACTTAACAAATTGCACCCCAACGCAACGTATCGATGCACACAACTCAAAAATGGCTCTCAGCTTGAATTTAAAGTCACTATCACAATTGGAAAGTCACTTTTTGTGGGAATTG GTCCGAGCAAGAAATCCGCTAAGAAGGTGGCAGCGCTTTCGGCATTAAGTGGGATTCAGAACTGTTCAAAATCGCTCGGAAACGTGTCAAAACCCGACATTTTCCGAAA ATTAATCGAGGACAAAATTTGCTCATTGTTGGATGACAAACCCGAAAATTCCAATTACAAAGTCATCGCTGGGATTGTGATGACTCGAAACGAGACATTTTTAGATGTCGTCGCAGTTTCGGCAGGCACTAAATGCATCTCGCGggcaaaaatcaccaaaaatgGTGTCAACCTGAACGATATGCATGCCGAGATTTTATCACGTCGGTGTTTGATTGGCTACTTTTATAACCAATTGGAATTAAGTGTTGCCAGCAAagattcaatttttgttccaAGTGGACAGAAATTCAAACTTAAGGATGGAATCGAATTCCACCTTTACATAAATATCGCACCGTGTGGTGACGCTCGAATTTTTTGTCCTCAAACAACCTCCAAACGAGTTTTGAGGCTCAAAGTGGAAGCGCGTGGAGGAACATATTCTATTAAAAACGAGTTTCTCCGAAATAATTTCATATTAATGTCTTGTTCGGATAAAATTTGCCGATGGAACGTTGTAGGGCTCCAGGGGGCGCTTTTGTCACAATTTTTGGACCCGGTTTACCTCAAGTCCATTGTTTTAGGAAATGTGATTCACGAATCGCATTTACAGAG agCGGTTTATGGACGTGTCAAAGACACTCTTCCCAAACTCCCTTCTTCTTTTCGTCTAAATCTCCCTTCATTATTTTTCCTCCCTTCGACCGATCCTAGATTTACTTCCGGTCCAAGTTTTGCAATCACGTGGTCGAAAGATGAgcaaaattgtgaaataattaatgCCAGGACAGGACAAACCGATTTTGGGCCCTCGAAATACTCAAAACGGGAGTTTTTTAAACGGTACGTTCATCTGTGTCGGAAAATTCCAGGACAAAGGAAAGGAAATGTATACAAGGAGGCGAAATCTGCATCGTTGGactataat gtgGCCAAAAACTGTCTTAACACAGCGTTTGAGAAGGCGGGGCTGGGAAATTGGATTACGCATTCAATGGAACATGACATGTTtgcactaaattaa